A stretch of the Mycobacteroides immunogenum genome encodes the following:
- the rfbD gene encoding dTDP-4-dehydrorhamnose reductase — MLVITGAGGQLGTHLIARAMLRDLPIRALTSADWDITHDSPPDGVIAEGDIVINCAAYTAVDAAENDEARAFAVNAEGAERVAQACREAGARLIHISTDYVFDGEFGDASPRPYRPGDATAPTGVYARTKVAGERAVHEVLPTAQVVRTAWVYTGVDGDFVGVMRRLAAGDGPVRVVTDQTGSPTYAADLAEALLDLAASDVREPFLHAAGSGEVTRFEWAKAVFELVGADTSRLQPCLSVDFPGPAPRPTYTALDGDHWADVGLTPLRPWREALAEALATN; from the coding sequence GTGCTTGTTATCACCGGAGCGGGTGGCCAGTTGGGCACCCACCTCATTGCTCGCGCCATGCTTCGCGACCTCCCTATTCGCGCTCTGACGTCGGCTGATTGGGATATTACGCACGATAGTCCGCCGGACGGTGTGATTGCTGAGGGCGATATCGTCATCAACTGCGCCGCCTATACCGCCGTGGACGCGGCGGAAAACGACGAGGCCAGGGCGTTTGCGGTGAACGCCGAGGGCGCCGAGAGGGTCGCACAGGCTTGCCGCGAAGCTGGCGCCAGGCTGATCCATATCTCCACCGACTACGTGTTCGACGGTGAATTCGGCGACGCCAGCCCTCGTCCGTACCGCCCGGGGGACGCGACAGCGCCAACGGGTGTGTACGCGCGCACCAAGGTCGCCGGGGAACGCGCCGTGCACGAGGTGCTGCCGACAGCGCAGGTGGTGCGTACCGCGTGGGTGTACACCGGTGTCGACGGTGACTTCGTCGGCGTCATGCGGCGGTTGGCGGCAGGCGACGGGCCGGTGCGAGTGGTGACCGATCAGACCGGATCTCCGACATACGCCGCAGACCTGGCCGAGGCGCTGCTGGACCTGGCGGCCTCGGACGTCCGGGAACCGTTCCTGCACGCGGCCGGCAGCGGTGAGGTGACCCGGTTTGAATGGGCGAAGGCGGTGTTCGAACTGGTAGGAGCGGACACTTCGCGATTGCAGCCCTGTCTCTCGGTGGACTTCCCGGGGCCCGCGCCGCGGCCGACATACACCGCGCTCGACGGTGATCATTGGGCCGATGTGGGTTTGACGCCGCTGCGTCCGTGGCGGGAGGCGCTGGCTGAGGCGCTGGCCACAAACTAG
- a CDS encoding LCP family protein, with protein MTDPHARRASGSSQTEPPRPLWRGIAMVAALAVMVITGAAWGKIGNIDPNIARFDLPGLFGNAGRPSDGAIDILMVGVDSRSDAHGNPLSQDELSMLRAGDETATNTDTIILIRIPNNGKSATAISIPRDSYVTVPDGTKGKINGVYGEAKETDRRKRVESGESLEAAERESVDAGRSALIQTVGKLTGVTVDRYAEISMLGFVLMTDALGGVNVCLNEAVFEPMSGADFPAGPQTLDGPNALSFVRQRHDLPRGDLDRVVRQQVVMSSLAHSALSGGTLTNPTTLGKLRDAITRTVVLSQGWDVMDFIQQLQKLSGGNIAFATIPILREDGWTEDGSQSVVKVDPDQVRNWVSSLLDQQEQGKVEEATYSKDQTTADVVNETQINGLAAAVSELLTGKGFTAGKVGNNESDHVGSSQVQAAQQDDVGAKAVAEALGLPVVEKQGIPEHTVRVVLSKDYHGPGSGRETTPAASEAGSTEEDAPPPPPSPIFTAANGPRCVN; from the coding sequence GTGACTGACCCGCACGCTCGACGCGCGAGCGGCTCGTCGCAGACCGAGCCGCCACGTCCGCTGTGGCGGGGAATCGCGATGGTGGCGGCGCTCGCCGTCATGGTGATCACCGGGGCGGCCTGGGGAAAGATCGGCAACATCGACCCGAACATCGCCCGGTTTGATCTACCCGGTCTGTTTGGCAACGCAGGTAGGCCCAGCGACGGTGCCATCGACATTCTGATGGTGGGCGTCGACAGCCGTAGCGACGCGCACGGTAACCCGCTCTCGCAGGACGAGCTGTCGATGTTGCGAGCCGGCGACGAGACCGCCACCAACACCGACACCATCATCCTCATCCGCATCCCCAACAACGGGAAGTCGGCCACCGCGATATCCATCCCGCGTGACTCCTATGTCACGGTGCCGGACGGCACCAAAGGGAAGATCAACGGCGTCTACGGCGAGGCCAAGGAGACCGACAGACGCAAGCGCGTCGAGTCGGGCGAATCGCTGGAGGCCGCCGAACGAGAATCCGTGGATGCCGGGCGGTCGGCGCTCATCCAGACCGTCGGCAAGTTGACCGGCGTCACCGTCGATCGCTACGCCGAGATCAGCATGCTCGGATTCGTCCTGATGACCGACGCCCTCGGTGGCGTGAACGTATGCCTCAACGAAGCGGTCTTCGAACCGATGTCGGGTGCCGACTTCCCCGCCGGCCCGCAAACGCTCGACGGCCCGAACGCATTGAGCTTCGTGCGCCAGCGCCATGACCTGCCGCGCGGCGACCTCGATCGCGTGGTCCGGCAGCAGGTCGTGATGTCGTCGCTGGCGCATTCCGCGCTCTCCGGTGGCACCCTGACCAACCCCACCACGCTGGGCAAGCTGCGCGACGCGATCACCCGCACCGTGGTGCTGAGCCAGGGCTGGGATGTCATGGACTTCATTCAGCAGCTGCAGAAGCTGTCCGGAGGCAACATCGCCTTCGCCACCATCCCGATCCTGCGCGAGGATGGCTGGACCGAAGACGGCAGCCAAAGCGTGGTCAAGGTGGACCCGGATCAGGTGCGCAATTGGGTTTCCAGCCTGTTGGATCAACAGGAACAGGGCAAGGTCGAAGAGGCCACCTACTCCAAGGATCAGACCACCGCCGACGTCGTGAATGAGACTCAGATCAACGGGCTGGCCGCCGCGGTATCGGAACTGTTGACGGGCAAGGGATTCACCGCCGGCAAGGTCGGCAACAACGAGAGCGATCACGTCGGCAGCAGCCAGGTTCAGGCTGCCCAGCAGGATGATGTGGGCGCCAAGGCGGTCGCTGAGGCGCTGGGACTCCCGGTGGTCGAGAAGCAAGGCATCCCCGAGCACACCGTGCGGGTGGTGCTGTCCAAGGACTACCACGGTCCTGGTTCTGGCCGCGAAACCACGCCCGCCGCTTCGGAAGCCGGCTCAACCGAGGAAGACGCACCGCCCCCTCCCCCGTCGCCGATTTTCACGGCCGCCAACGGTCCGCGGTGCGTCAACTGA
- a CDS encoding TIGR03089 family protein — MTTLAALLLGDMNNPAPRITYYDDATGERIELSTVTLANWAAKTANMLRDEMGAGPGSTVAVRLPAHWQTAGVLLGIWWAGAEVVFHDDTTDVAFCTLGDEPDADEVCVLSLDAFGRPVPDLPLGLTDYSTAVRVHGDRFVPAGAGPAMDGRSVDEIAAGARESAAAQGITSQDRVLSSGAWDSPEALTSTLLAVLITGASLVQVANPDAAAQERRLVSEKVTRTLS, encoded by the coding sequence ATGACAACGCTGGCCGCACTCCTGCTGGGCGATATGAACAACCCCGCCCCACGGATCACCTACTACGACGACGCCACCGGCGAGCGCATCGAGCTCTCGACGGTGACACTGGCCAACTGGGCCGCCAAGACCGCCAACATGCTGCGCGACGAGATGGGCGCGGGGCCCGGGTCCACGGTGGCGGTGCGCCTGCCGGCGCATTGGCAGACTGCGGGCGTGCTGCTCGGAATCTGGTGGGCCGGCGCCGAAGTGGTGTTTCATGACGACACCACCGACGTCGCGTTCTGCACACTCGGCGACGAACCCGACGCCGACGAGGTGTGCGTGCTGTCCCTCGACGCATTCGGGCGCCCGGTGCCCGATCTGCCGCTCGGGCTTACCGACTATTCGACGGCGGTGCGGGTGCACGGCGACCGGTTCGTCCCCGCCGGTGCCGGACCCGCGATGGATGGCCGCAGCGTCGACGAAATCGCTGCCGGTGCGCGGGAAAGCGCTGCGGCACAAGGCATCACGTCACAGGACCGGGTGTTGAGCTCGGGCGCGTGGGACTCTCCCGAGGCGCTGACCAGCACTCTGCTAGCGGTGCTCATCACCGGGGCGTCGCTGGTTCAGGTGGCCAATCCCGATGCCGCCGCACAGGAACGGCGGCTCGTATCCGAGAAGGTCACCCGCACGCTCTCCTAG